From the Plectropomus leopardus isolate mb chromosome 18, YSFRI_Pleo_2.0, whole genome shotgun sequence genome, one window contains:
- the LOC121957411 gene encoding coagulation factor XI-like codes for MGAYLILVGLLYICSLSFAQDCNQQLLENVDFPGTDITSLYSPDAEHCRQLCTEHSSCLFFTFIRADWTRDNRHFYCYLKSTSTGQPKVRTSLLGVTSGFSLKSCIHESQPCLSKVYQNVDFYGADYQALFTADYEGCQRECTQDPACQFFTFVNGVFTPEKIRYKCHLKFSWAVPRTPTVEKKAGVISGFSHNIQMSQHTNTACQGKLFPSTDIPGSNLLALPAASPEHCQSLCSAHPSCTYFSFVSTNFNCHLKGNKNDMVMVAKLGVTSGLPAHFCQLNHSWVKTVHDGVDFRGPSIRYEMVDDAATCQRTCTDDPNCQFYAYVTESFFDRNYWRRCYLNRVITMPNPPKITKLDNVVSGFHLRNCV; via the exons ATGGGAGCGTATTTGATTTTGGTGGGTCTGCTGTATATCTGCAGCCTCTCCTTTGCTCAAG ACTGTAATCAACAGCTTCTGGAGAATGTGGATTTCCCAGGAACAGACATCACATCTCTCTACTCTCCCGATGCTGAGCACTGTCGGCAGCTCTGCACCGAGCACTCCTCCTGTCTCTTCTTCACCTTTATTCGGGCTGACTGGACCAGAGATAACAG GCATTTCTACTGCTACCTCAAGAGCACTTCCACTGGACAGCCCAAAGTTCGGACATCACTGCTGGGTGTCACCTCTGGATTTTCTCTGAAATCCTGCATTCACGAGTCAC AGCCTTGTTTGTCTAAGGTGTATCAGAATGTGGACTTCTATGGTGCAGACTACCAAGCCTTGTTCACAGCGGACTATGAGGGGTGTCAGAGAGAGTGCACACAGGATCCTGCCTGTCAGTTCTTTACCTTTGTCAATGGGGTCTTCACACCAGAGAAGATCAG gtACAAGTGCCACCTTAAATTCAGCTGGGCAGTTCCAAGGACTcctactgtagaaaaaaaggcTGGAGTAATATCTGGATTCTCCCACAATATACAAATGtctcaacacacaaacacgg CATGTCAGGGCAAGCTTTTTCCAAGCACTGACATCCCAGGAAGCAACCTCTTGGCTCTGCCTGCAGCCTCTCCTGAGCACTGTCAGTCATTGTGCTCTGCTCACCCTTCATGCACCTACTTCTCTTTTGTCAG tactAACTTTAATTGTCACCTGAAGggaaacaaaaatgacatggtGATGGTAGCTAAACTAGGAGTCACATCTGGGCTACCAGCACACTTCTGTCAGCTGAATCACA GCTGGGTTAAGACCGTTCACGATGGAGTAGATTTCCGAGGTCCAAGCATTCGCTATGAGATGGTGGACGATGCAGCCACATGTCAGAGGACCTGCACTGACGATCCTAACTGCCAGTTCTACGCCTATGTCACTGAAAGCTTCTTTGACAGAAATTACTG GCGCCGCTGCTATCTCAATCGTGTCATCACCATGCCTAATCCTCCTAAAATTACCAAACTGGACAATGTTGTGTCAGGCTTCCACCTGAGGAACTGTGTGTAG
- the LOC121957839 gene encoding glutathione S-transferase A-like: MAQDMTLLWGSGSPPCWRVMITLEEKKLQGYNQELLSFEKMEHKSKKVMDMNPRGQLPSFKYKDYTLNESYAACMYLESQFKSGEKLIPDCPAEKAMMYQRMFEGLTLNQKAGDVIYYNWKVPEGERHDSAIKRNREALTAEIKLWEGYLQKGPGPFLAGKSFSLADVTVFPGIAYLFHFGLCEKRYPKLAAYYNSLKDRPSIRATWPPTWKESPQPQDLLKDI, from the exons ATGGCCCAGGACATGACTCTGCTGTGGGGCTccggctctcctccctgctGGAGGGTCATGATCACTCTGGAGGAGAAAAAGCTGCAGGGCTACAACCAGGAACTGCTCTCCTTTGAGAAAATGGAGCATAAGTCAAAGAAAGTCATGGACATGAATCCCAGGGGACAG CTTCCCTCCTTCAAGTACAAAGACTATACCCTGAATGAGTCCTATGCTGCCTGCATGTACCTGGAG AGCCAGTTCAAGTCTGGAGAGAAGCTGATCCCTGACTGCCCCGCTGAGAAAGCAATGATGTACCAGCGCATGTTTGAGGGGCTCACCCTCAACCAGAAAGCGG ggGACGTTATCTACTACAACTGGAAGGTCccggagggagagagacacgACTCGGCtataaagagaaacagagaggctCTGACTGCTGAGATAAAGCTGTGGGAGGGATACCTGCAGAAG GGACCAGGCCCTTTCCTGGCAGGAAAGAGCTTTTCACTGGCTGATGTGACCGTTTTTCCAGGCATTGCTTATCTCTTCCATTTTGG GTTATGTGAAAAGCGTTATCCTAAACTGGCGGCCTACTATAACTCTCTGAAAGACAGACCCAGCATCAGAGCTACCTGGCCTCCTACCTGGAAGGAGAGCCCACAGCCACAAGACCTGCTGAAAGACATCTGA